From Desulfovibrio oxyclinae DSM 11498, the proteins below share one genomic window:
- a CDS encoding M48 family metalloprotease — MSRKKTDVRLFTRREALKLTAGGAAGFLTGCAVNPVTGEQQLMLISREQEIALDKKQSPHQFSADYGPVQDSTVNNYVSSVGNSLARTTHRPDMPYSFRCVNANYVNAYAFPGGSIACTRGILLKLDNEAELAALLGHELGHVNARHTASRVSSSMATQGLLSIGVGVIATQSSELAPLAAGLGGVGAGLLLASYSRDDERQADSLGMEYMDNAGYDPQGMVGLMDMLNGLHESDPSFVQQMFASHPMSSERYETAVTEARTTYGGKKGKLLRERYMDNIASIRKDEPAIKEMQDGEGAMKKKAFADAQTHFAKALDYAPNDYAGLLLMAKCKMARNQQEEGLRYAEKARRIYPQEPQAMHLAGMLQLEEGRYRSALRNFQSYEKNLPGNPSTIFFSGYAYEALGNREMAANHYYRYLQATREGDAAKHAYSRLDAWGYIK, encoded by the coding sequence ATGTCGCGCAAAAAAACAGACGTGCGTCTCTTCACACGACGCGAGGCACTGAAGCTCACAGCCGGAGGAGCAGCCGGATTTCTGACGGGCTGTGCCGTGAATCCGGTGACGGGCGAGCAGCAGTTGATGCTCATTTCCAGAGAGCAGGAAATCGCACTGGACAAGAAGCAGTCACCACACCAGTTCTCCGCCGACTACGGTCCTGTTCAGGATAGCACCGTCAACAATTACGTTTCGAGCGTGGGCAACAGTCTTGCCAGAACCACGCATCGGCCTGACATGCCCTACAGCTTTCGCTGCGTGAACGCCAACTACGTCAACGCTTACGCCTTTCCCGGCGGCAGCATCGCCTGTACCCGCGGCATTCTGCTCAAGCTCGACAACGAGGCCGAACTCGCCGCGCTTCTGGGGCATGAACTCGGCCACGTCAATGCCCGGCACACCGCTTCCCGCGTCAGTTCTTCCATGGCCACGCAGGGGCTGCTGAGCATCGGCGTGGGCGTCATCGCCACCCAGAGCAGCGAACTGGCACCGCTCGCGGCCGGACTCGGCGGTGTTGGCGCGGGCCTCCTTTTGGCAAGCTATTCCCGCGACGATGAACGGCAGGCGGACAGCCTCGGCATGGAGTACATGGACAACGCCGGTTATGACCCGCAGGGGATGGTCGGCCTCATGGACATGCTCAACGGTCTGCACGAGAGCGACCCTTCCTTCGTGCAGCAGATGTTCGCCTCGCACCCCATGAGCTCCGAGCGATACGAGACCGCCGTCACCGAAGCCCGCACCACTTATGGCGGCAAGAAAGGGAAACTTCTGCGGGAACGCTACATGGACAACATCGCCAGCATCCGCAAGGACGAACCCGCCATCAAGGAGATGCAGGACGGCGAGGGAGCCATGAAGAAAAAAGCGTTCGCGGACGCCCAGACGCATTTCGCCAAGGCACTCGACTACGCACCGAACGATTACGCGGGCCTGTTGCTCATGGCCAAATGCAAGATGGCACGCAATCAACAGGAAGAAGGACTGCGCTATGCGGAGAAGGCGAGGCGGATCTACCCGCAGGAACCGCAGGCCATGCACCTGGCCGGAATGCTTCAGCTTGAAGAAGGCAGATACCGTTCCGCTCTGCGAAACTTCCAGTCATACGAAAAGAATCTTCCCGGCAACCCATCCACCATCTTCTTTTCTGGCTACGCATACGAAGCGCTCGGCAACCGGGAAATGGCCGCAAACCACTATTACCGTTACCTTCAGGCGACCCGTGAGGGCGATGCCGCAAAGCATGCCTACTCAAGACTGGACGCATGGGGATATATCAAATAA